The Plasmodium vivax chromosome 12, whole genome shotgun sequence genomic interval ctgccgcgtcttcccttttcccctcaGTAggcgcttcctcctccttgaCTGCTTCGGGGGGCTCCACATTGAGGCGGGCCTTGATAAGCTCCAAGTACACATCGCACAAATCGTACAGCCAAAAGTTATACGCAGAAAAGGCTGCCTCGGAAAAGTTAAACGTATCGAAGCTTTCattggcattttttatataaacatttaaCCGGTGGAGAATCCATTTATCCTCCCACTGCAACGACTGTACACAGTCCGGTTGTGAAAGGAGGACGTTACAGTTGTCGTAGCTATCTGGCAAAGTTTTCAAAAAGAACTTAACAGCATTCCACAGTTTATTGCAAAAGTGTCTGTACCCAATTATTCTATTAATGTCTAGGTTAACATTTCTACCCTGCTTCAGATATGTTAGGAGACCAAATCTTAGAGCATCTGTTCCACATTCTGGGATTCCCTTGGGGAACTCCTTTTTCTGCAATTCTAATGCTCTTTTGATTTCTTTCTCTGGTAAATTCCCTTCATACAGTTTTTGATTTAGCCCGCTAAGGCTAATTCCATCGATGATGTCCAGGGGGTCCACGACATTACCTTTACTTTTGCTCATCTTCTCTCCTTTGGAGTCCCTAATCATGGCATGCAGGTAGATGGTGTTAAAAGGGAGGGTCTTCATTAGGTGGAGCGAAACCATTACCATTCTAGCTACCCAGAAGAAGAGAATATCCTGCCCCGTCTCTAAAATGCTGTTTGGGAAGAAGTGCTCCAGAtcttctgttttttctgGCCACCCTAAAGAACTGAATGGAACAAGGGCGGAAGAAAACCACGTGTCTAGTACGTCTTCATCTTGCACCAACTGAAAGTGTTCATTTGGGAGCACCATCTGTTTGGCCTTCTCCATGCACTCTTCGTAGGATCTGCCGACGACCCACGTTTCCTCTCCTTGCTGCGAAGTGGGGTCTGCCTCTTCCGGCTGATTGGAGTTGTCCCCACTTTCGTGTGCAGCGCCGATTGGCTCCCCGCTCTTTTTGACAATTTTGTAGGCCGGAATTCGATGCCCCCACCACAGCTGCCTCGATATGCACCAATCGCGAACGTTTTCCAGCCAGTAAAACCAGGTGTTCACATGGTGGGAGGGAATAATCGTgagtttcttctccttcacgcAGTTGATGGCTTGCTTGCCCAACTCACTACAGTTTACATACCACTGTGGTATGAGCATGTACTCGATGATGTCATTCGTTCGGGAGCAAAGCGGAAGAGACATCGCGTTGGGAACCTTATCCGAAAGAagatttaacttttttaattcttcctGAATTTTAAACCTACACTCAAATCGGTGGAGCCCTTCAAATAATTTCCCTCCATTTCTGTTAATACGTCCATCAagggtaaaaatatttatagcCTTTAAATTATGcctcttcatcatttcgtAGTCATTCTTGTCATGCGCTGGCGTAATCTTCACAGCTCCTGTACCGTATTCCATATCTACATAGGAATCCGCAATGATGATCACTTTTCGGTCGGGGATAAAGGGGtgtaaaatttcttttcctaCTAAGTGGGCGTACCTCTTATCATTTGGGTGTACAGCCACGGCGACATCTCCCAACATGGTTTCTATCCGTGTGGTTGccacttcaattttttcctcgctGTCCTTAATTTggtagaaaaatttatataacacGCCAACTTCCACCAAGTGATGAAATGAGGggattttaatttttgttggtttttttatttcctccagGTCTACCTCAATATCTGAGAGGGCAGTCTTCAAATGTGGGCACCAGGCAACCAGTCGGTTGTCTCTATAAATCAATCCGctttcataaaatttaataaacgCCTCCTTCACAGCTGCTGACAAACTCTCGTTCATGGTGAAGTACTCCCTGGACCAATCAACGGATGCACCGATTCTCCTAATTtggttgttaattttatttccatgCAGATCCTTCCATTCGTGAATCCTTTTCACAAATTCCTCTCTTCCATAGTCTTGTCTTAtcttttgctcctttttaaaaagcattttttccacaacgGTTTGCGTGGCTATCCCTGCGTGGTCCGTCCCAGGCACGTACAgtgttaacaaatttttcatCCTCTTGTATCTAACTAGGGAATCCTGAATGGCGATGGTTAACGTGTGGCCAATGTGTAACGTCCCTGTGACGTTGGGTGGGGGTAACACAATTACAAACTTGTCACTCTGCCCCTTATTTGCTAGCAACTCCTTTTTCGGTTTGAAATAATCATTTTGCTCCCAGAAGGAGTACCACTTGGACTCGACCTCCTTCGGGTCATACGCATCCTTCatgctcttcaaattttcttttatgttttttccttccattttgctcaaCGTGTGGTGTAAGTATCTCCTGGGTTGGTGGTACGCGGCTATCCGTTTGGGGAGTCGTGCGTTCATGCGAGGGGGGGTGCAGGGCAATCCCAGGCGAGTTTGGCAAAGCGGTTGTGCTGTTGGCGGTGATGATGCCGCTAACGATGCCGCTAACGATGCCGCTAACGATGCTAACGAGGCGATGGCGGGAGCTCAATGCTCAGGGCCACTTCGCACAAGCGGGTGACGCGCTCCCCTTCGAGGGCGAAGGCCTCCTACCTGCAGCGGCACCCAGCGGGGGGATAATTTTTCAGAGCTACTCCTACAGTGTATCCCGCATAGGTAGTGTTATATGCTTGCCTTACAGGGATGTAAATTTTTCTGGCCAGTCAAGCGCCACATAGGCAAAGGGCACATGTGAGTAACGTTTTGGGggggcttcttccttccgAGAGGTGACCGGATCGACTGGGGAATATTCTTCTGGGGCGTCAAAACATTCACAAGAgctgctttttttcgttttaaaaaaatgtgggaCAGCTTTCCTGCGGGGCGCAGAG includes:
- a CDS encoding valine-tRNA ligase, putative (encoded by transcript PVX_117360A); the encoded protein is MNARLPKRIAAYHQPRRYLHHTLSKMEGKNIKENLKSMKDAYDPKEVESKWYSFWEQNDYFKPKKELLANKGQSDKFVIVLPPPNVTGTLHIGHTLTIAIQDSLVRYKRMKNLLTLYVPGTDHAGIATQTVVEKMLFKKEQKIRQDYGREEFVKRIHEWKDLHGNKINNQIRRIGASVDWSREYFTMNESLSAAVKEAFIKFYESGLIYRDNRLVAWCPHLKTALSDIEVDLEEIKKPTKIKIPSFHHLVEVGVLYKFFYQIKDSEEKIEVATTRIETMLGDVAVAVHPNDKRYAHLVGKEILHPFIPDRKVIIIADSYVDMEYGTGAVKITPAHDKNDYEMMKRHNLKAINIFTLDGRINRNGGKLFEGLHRFECRFKIQEELKKLNLLSDKVPNAMSLPLCSRTNDIIEYMLIPQWYVNCSELGKQAINCVKEKKLTIIPSHHVNTWFYWLENVRDWCISRQLWWGHRIPAYKIVKKSGEPIGAAHESGDNSNQPEEADPTSQQGEETWVVGRSYEECMEKAKQMVLPNEHFQLVQDEDVLDTWFSSALVPFSSLGWPEKTEDLEHFFPNSILETGQDILFFWVARMVMVSLHLMKTLPFNTIYLHAMIRDSKGEKMSKSKGNVVDPLDIIDGISLSGLNQKLYEGNLPEKEIKRALELQKKEFPKGIPECGTDALRFGLLTYLKQGRNVNLDINRIIGYRHFCNKLWNAVKFFLKTLPDSYDNCNVLLSQPDCVQSLQWEDKWILHRLNVYIKNANESFDTFNFSEAAFSAYNFWLYDLCDVYLELIKARLNVEPPEAVKEEEAPTEGKREDAAAGGSPIQESTTIGGGHLLTGSTALHANKTLHACLDYGLRLLHPISPFITEELYHKIAAEGHKFGSISVAPYPEYIPSWNDEKINSEMNKFMSIVKQFRSFISNLEIPPKTKLNCYIAAKNEEDECFILKVKNKIQTLAKLATLTVIKYNVEELSDDVKAEIKKCLKDIVANQFIIYVQSSEEYLKPLLTNMQSKNKKLQSSLDAYLKKTNDPNYEQKVPEQVRNLYAEKMEELNAQILAVSNIISEINECLKNA